Proteins from a single region of Arctopsyche grandis isolate Sample6627 chromosome 1, ASM5162203v2, whole genome shotgun sequence:
- the RhoGAP100F gene encoding rho GTPase activating protein at 100F — protein MQWRKLARFKTTPAGSSRARNMLCCGRRKENGRSVPDLTASPGRAPPPARLKDQPPMVIQSDFRKVSGISSEIFRQIETVENDHDQTTAAALEAVERRGEMIVRILEPRQVGRSASEAAKRFFALQDAKHTVQLVEIVKRPGQTLGLYIREGNGMDRSDGVFISRIALESAVYNSGCLKVGDEILAVNLVDVTHMSLDDVVIIMSIPRRLVLATRQRKGNKGSGSPSLPPRSEHKPPPVVVIKRELRDEDMMDEMDHGHSNSHYRDTGSLRQRHTGDGREMTESRSRLGLGLTSYSPDQSSGLDLYYNSRPPSETPSNHWSYQPPPPVITEQPKSNIQHFQGYDRGYPKTLESLAEKVHSFYTGPVMPPQSSRRLSTGGQPISSSRFTSNQRIMPRSGSDQHLPRVEYSDYTSISPAGRHTLLRSSLKSGSTLSRYNQRYATTGPDSRGISSKYIPPSAISAQNTLTRRNRSLDYSSDTEATCGSRSNYYYYNRSNQQPAPAITSMSRTNTMTGSDLVNKFNSLPRDTRASTRITMGKRFGTLDRGGAPSLLMDETDGNLSAPEMPHLTGRGPRGHVRSSSSVFTSDEYRSWLSRTPSTSAIYEQIRASRDVLNQHRAARFTYSAENIHDALKNAENATFSSSYGLYGAGRSALTGTLDRNFTRGSSSTHGLIPPARSLSTQHITSSGMMGSPSARRMRQLLELGSRSGVMSVAGPSPVPTPSSTLPRNRHVDINTSDFVKYKIDKPSMTMSSSVSGLPGLAVGGGAAGGVSGMLWLHLLAGRGLRSSGSGPATPTGPGAPPPPPPHATPQPARDLYCVLECDRVHKARTVVRTGDLQFDWDESFELDLVNNRQLDLLVYSWDPQHRHKLCYRGAINLVQLLNQSPLHQLALKIEPRGTLFLRLRYTDSTTLYRRRGQPSTIPRGGGLNPPLFGADLETVVARESSRSSTQPNQPPVPVIIRRCVEEIERRGLDIIGLYRLCGSATKKRILREAFERNSRSVELTPDNVPDINVITGVLKDYLRELPQPLFTKCLYQMTVDALGVCLPDDPEGNAKLMFSILDCLPRTNRATLIFLLDHLAMVVSVSDRNKMSPQNLATALAPPLMLHSSSDAHMVNNELEYAQPIGVLKYLLQIWPAPKHSGQYQPSASQYRPAAAASAALQAPSARPSPVPSQVGHAQLSAKAGQYRPQSPRTGPLPVPPRSRQVIVSSPGSPSSSSDSQSGNETLKHGSSVSSIARQPARVSPGPNNSRPAYQTTAPPSSAGRHSPALNQQSTGRHSPAFHQSATTGRHSPALHQGVVSGRHSPAVHQSATGRHSPALQQASGRHSPARGSPSGLLSSSGRVTPSYHQNQTNQTSTSMYSSSPSNHAYTSNGQGKSPRDSPNLTRISSPGHSVMRTASPGIPGTNAGIAVTMNASPFIGDLSSSALTNMENTLISNLQSTINNIGTTTDSIYNQTNVISNNLKSNDPFNTKNAMYGQKMPAISSVAVSSAIPSYATYASQSGADLFSTNTKPAHSSIYSSDVYATAQKGGSNLNYNILNYSSTNPFLQNYSTDTIEEETTNGESAFSSNLFDTLVSGGNDLLSGRRDGRGMEELTPTSSAGTEDSRTREPQERDMDGDAEQSD, from the exons GAAAATGGGCGCAGCGTACCGGACCTCACGGCTTCCCCAGGGCGCGCGCCCCCGCCTGCCCGTCTCAAGGATCAACCGCCGATGGTCATTCAGAGCGACTTCAGAAAG GTTTCAGGCATCAGCTCTGAGATATTTAGACAAATAGAAACGGTAGAAAACGACCATGACCAGACGACGGCGGCCGCTTTGGag GCAGTTGAACGACGCGGTGAGATGATAGTGCGCATCTTGGAGCCAAGACAAGTCGGCAGGTCTGCTAGCGAGGCTGCCAAAAGGTTTTTCGCGCTCCAG GATGCCAAGCACACGGTTCAGCTGGTGGAGATAGTGAAGAGGCCCGGGCAAACGCTCGGGCTCTACATCAGGGAGGGGAACGGAATGGATCGCAGCGATGGTGTTTTCATTTCGAGGATAGCCCTCGAGTCGGCCGTTTACAATAGTGGATGCCTAAAA GTCGGAGATGAAATATTGGCTGTGAATTTGGTGGATGTTACGCACATGTCCTTGGACGATGTCGTCATCATCATGTCTATACCGAGGAGATTGGTTTTAGCAACTAGGCAACGTAAAG GAAATAAAGGTAGCGGATCACCCAGCTTACCACCTAGATCCGAACACAAACCACCACCCGTAGTAGTGATCAAACGCGAGCTGAGAGATGAAGATATGATGGATGAAATGGATCATGGTCATTCTAACAG CCATTACAGGGATACCGGGAGCTTAAGACAGAGGCATACAGGGGACGGTAGAGAGATGACAGAGTCAAGATCTCGATTAGGATTAGGATTAACGAGTTACTCGCCAGACCAATCATCCGGTCTGGACCTTTATTACAATAGCAGGCCACCGTCTGAGACTCCGTCGAATCATTGGAG TTATCAACCCCCACCACCTGTCATAACAGAACAACCCAAATCGAACATCCAGCACTTTCAGGGATACGATCGAGGCTATCCCAAAACGCTGGAGAGCCTGGCCGAAAAGGTTCATTCGTTTTACACGGGACCAGTCATGCCGCCGCAGAGCTCTCGGAGACTGTCGACAGGAGGTCAACCTATATCTTCATCAag ATTTACGTCAAATCAACGCATCATGCCCAGATCAGGGTCGGACCAGCATTTACCGAGGGTAGAATATTCAGATTATACATCAATATCTCCAGCTGGTCGACACACACTGTTACGCTCTAGTTTAAAATCAG GATCAACTTTATCCAGATACAACCAAAGGTACGCCACAACTGGTCCTGATTCAAGAGGCATCAGCTCGAAGTACATTCCACCGAGTGCTATATCAGCGCAAAACACGTTAACACGAAGAAATAGAAGCTTAGATTACTCGTCGGATACGGAAGCAACGTGCGGTTCTAGatccaattattattattacaatag aTCGAACCAACAACCGGCTCCTGCGATCACCTCAATGTCTCGCACAAATACTATGACTGGTAGTGATCTGGTCAACAAGTTCAATTCACTTCCAAGAGATACAAGAGCTTCCACTAG AATAACAATGGGGAAACGTTTTGGCACGTTAGACAGAGGAGGCGCACCATCTTTGTTGATGGATGAAACGGATGGAAATTTGTCGGCGCCTGAAATGCCCCATCTCACCGGTAGAGGACCTAGAG GTCATGTACGATCATCGTCGTCTGTGTTCACTTCAGATGAGTATCGTTCATGGTTGTCGCGGACTCCGTCGACGAGCGCCATTTACGAACAGATCAGAGCCAGCAGGGACGTGTTGAACCAACACAGGGCAGCCAGGTTCACCTACAGCGCTGAAAACATCCATGATGCCCTAAAAAAT gCTGAAAACGCAACGTTCAGCTCATCGTACGGACTCTACGGAGCGGGAAGATCAGCTCTGACGGGTACTCTCGATAGGAACTTCACTAGAGGATCATCGTCCACTCATGGATTGATACCACCTGCTAGATCGCTCTCTACTCAACATATTACTTCATCAg GAATGATGGGATCACCTTCAGCGCGAAGAATGCGACAACTGCTAGAATTAGGATCAAGGAGTGGTGTAATGAGCGTGGCTGGACCTAGTCCTGTTCCAACACCATCTTCAACTCTACCGAGAAACCGACACGTTGACATCAACACTTCCG ACTTCGTCAAGTATAAAATCGATAAGCCATCGATGACTATGTCGTCCTCTGTCTCCGGTCTGCCTGGACTAGCGGTAGGAGGAGGTGCAGCCGGTGGCGTATCAGGAATGCTTTGGTTACATTTATTAGCAGGACGAGGACTAAGATCGAGTGGATCAGGACCTGCAACTCCTACGGGTCCTGGTGCTCCTCCACCACCTCCTCCACACGCTACTCCTCAGCCAGCGAGAGATTTGTACTGCGTGCTGGAGTGTGATCGAGTTCATAAAGCCAGGACTGTG GTGCGAACTGGAGACTTGCAATTTGACTGGGACGAATCATTTGAATTAGACCTCGTCAACAATAGACAGCTCGACTTATTAGTATATTCTTGGGACCCTCAACACAGGCACAAACTGTGCTACAGAGGTGCTATTAACCTAGTTCAACTTTTAAATCAAAGTCCACTCCATCAGTTAGCATTGAAAATTGAACCCAGAG GTACTCTATTCTTGAGACTACGTTATACGGATTCAACAACTCTATACAGAAGACGAGGACAGCCCTCGACTATACCTAGAGGTGGTGGTTTGAATCCACCGTTGTTTGGCGCCGATTTGGAAACTGTAGTTGCTCGTGAATCGTCCAGGTCCAGCACTCAGCCCAACCAGCCTCCAGTGCCAGTCATAATCCGTCGTTGTGTCGAAGAAATTGAAAGGCGTGGTCTGGATATTATCG GACTTTACCGACTGTGCGGATCCGCCACGAAAAAGAGAATACTGCGTGAAGCTTTCGAAAGGAACAGCAGATCTGTGGAGTTGACTCCGGACAACGTCCCTGACATAAATGTGATCACGGGCGTGCTCAAGGATTATCTTCGAGAGCTGCCGCAGCCGCTATTCACCAAGTGTCTTTATCAGATGACCGTCGATGCCCTAG GAGTATGCTTGCCTGATGATCCCGAGGGTAATGCCAAACTAATGTTCAGCATATTGGATTGCTTGCCGCGCACTAACCGAGCGACTCTCATATTCCTGCTCGACCACTTGGCTATGGTGGTGTCGGTGTCCGATCGTAATAAGATGTCTCCTCAGAACCTGGCCACGGCTCTGGCTCCACCACTGATGCTGCACTCGTCGAGCGACGCTCACATGGTCAACAATGAGCTCGAATACGCTCAGCCAATCGGCGTACTAAAATATCTACTTCAGATATGGCCGGCTCCGAAGCACTCAg GCCAGTATCAGCCCTCAGCCAGTCAATATCGGCCAGCAGCAGCAGCATCAGCAGCATTGCAAGCTCCATCGGCTCGGCCCTCTCCCGTCCCATCACAGGTAGGGCAT gCTCAATTATCAGCCAAGGCAGGCCAATATCGTCCTCAATCGCCGCGAACTGGGCCTCTTCCCGTTCCGCCTCGCTCCCGACAG GTGATAGTATCTTCTCCCGGCTCACCAAGCAGTAGTTCCGATAGTCAATCGGGCAACGAAACACTAAAACACGGAAGCTCCGTATCTTCCATCGCTCGCCAACCAGCCAGGGTGTCTCCGGGCCCCAACAACTCCCGTCCCGCATACCAGACCACAGCACCCCCTTCATCAGCTGGTCGACATTCGCCGGCGCTGAACCAACAGTCGACAGGCCGACACTCTCCGGCCTTCCACCAGTCGGCGACAACGGGACGCCACTCACCAGCACTCCACCAAGGAGTCGTATCAGGTCGCCACTCACCAGCGGTGCACCAATCGGCCACGGGCAGACATTCCCCAGCTCTCCAACAAGCATCAGGCAGACACTCACCGGCACGGGGCTCGCCGAGCGGCCTCCTATCATCATCCGGCAGAGTGACACCCTCCTACCACCAGAACCAAACGAACCAAACCTCAACCTCCATGTATTCGAGCAGTCCGTCCAATCACGCGTACACAAGCAACGGACAGGGTAAGAGTCCGCGagactcaccaaacctcacacgcATATCTTCACCGGGACACTCGGTCATGCGTACTGCTTCTCCAGGCATCCCCGGCACCAATGCTGGCATCGCAGTCACCATGAACGCCTCACCATTCATCGGAGACCTATCGTCATCAGCACTAACCAACATGGAAAACACTCTAATATCGAACTTACAAAGCACCATCAACAACATCGGCACAACAACCGATTCCATATACAATCAAACAAACGTTATCAGtaataatttgaaatcaaacgatcctttcaatactaaaaaCGCCATGTACGGTCAAAAGATGCCCGCCATAAGCTCAGTAGCTGTGAGTTCAGCAATTCCGAGCTACGCTACGTACGCATCACAATCCGGAGCTGATTTGTTCAGCACCAATACTAAACCGGCGCATAGTTCCATATATAGTTCGGATGTGTATGCTACGGCACAAAAAGGCGGATCTAATTTGAATTATAACATATTGAATTATAGCTCTACAAATCCGTTTTTACAAAACTACTCCACGGATACTATTGAAGAGGAAACGACTAACGGGGAGTCGGCGTTCTCGTCCAATTTGTTTGATACGTTGGTCAGCGGTGGTAACGACCTGCTCAGCGGCAGGAGAGACGGTCGAGGAATGGAAGAGTTGACGCCGACGTCCAGCGCCGGCACCGAGGATTCTCGGACCAGGGAGCCGCAAGAGCGAGACATGGACGGGGACGCCGAACAGAGTGATTGA